The proteins below are encoded in one region of Colletotrichum lupini chromosome 5, complete sequence:
- a CDS encoding cytochrome P450: MARGQGVGGGLLGYVQGVIGALESIFGNPTYCLCFPNNLLEIAMGIFGTLLGKAAAPALASLLCWCVVRRAALYVRLRHLGGPWWSGLTHWPHSKAIISPNCHEWYADINERYANSLKGLIARIAPGILVTSSPEVWAHVNRHPGYKRSDWYYHACRIEYQRDNVFSQTDNEKHEKRRKQMAPGYSGRENLDLEPTIDQRLEELLGLMRSKYLSTDSKVTPVDLAKKIQYFTLDVISSVGLGKAFGMLRTDSDVDDYLKSTEEGLSAISVACAIGISWMAQSPIIGKFIAPSPTDKNGFGKMIAACFRYVDERTEKPTDERSDMLASFIRHGLNGDELKTEALEQIIAGSDTTAAAIRGTLLQIMTNPRVYAKLQHEIDEAVRAGNAPKLGEGIITLGQAKKLPYLQAVIRESLRIRPPVLNIFSRDVPPGGDAIEVKGETYLLPGGVCVGYSGYAMHRSQVTYGVDSKAFRPERWFETDPDKLASMIQTNDLIFGHGALQTLEHVVVLSAVKLQY, encoded by the exons ATGGCAAGAGGGCAAGGCGTTGGAGGTGGGTTGCTTGGATATGTCCAGGGTGTGATTGGGGCGTTGGAAAGCATTTTTGGCAATCCAACATATTGCCTCTGTTTCCCAAA CAATCTTCTGGAAATCGCGATGGGTATCTTCGGCACTCTCCTTGGCAAAGCTGCCGCGCCAGCTCTTGCCTCCTTGCTTTGCTGGTGCGTCGTCCGGAGGGCCGCGCTTTATGTCAGACTTCGACATCTTGGCGGTCCTTGGTGGAGTGGCCTCACACACTGGCCTCACAGCAAGGCAATCATTAGCCCCAATTGCCACGAGTGGTACGCCGATATAAATGAAAGATATG CTAACTCTCTCAAAGGTCTCATTGCCCGCATCGCTCCGGGAATTTTAGTGACCTCATCTCCTGAAGTTTGGGCCCATGTCAATAGACATCCTGGATACAAGCGCTCCGATTGGTATTATCACGCTTGTCGAATTGAGTACCAGCGTGACAACGTATTCTCTCAAACGGACAATGAGAAACACGAAAAGAGAAGGAAGCAAATGGCGCCGGGG TACTCCGGCAGAGAGAATCTAGACCTCGAACCTACGATTGATCAACGCCTTGAGGAGCTTCTCGGGCTCATGAGATCCAAATATCTTTCAACTGACAGCAAAGTCACACCAGTGGATTTGGCCAAAAAGATACAGTACTTTACTCTCGATGTAATCAGTTCTGTCGGGCTCGGGAAAGCGTTCGGCATGCTGCGGACTGATAGTGATGTGGATGACTACCTGAAGTCTACCGAGGAGGGCTTGTCTGCTATTAGTGTGGCTTGTGCTATCGGCATTAGCTGGATGGCTCAGTCACCTATCATTGGCAAATTCATAGCTCCATCACCTACTGACAAGAACGGTTTTGGTAAAATGATCGCAGCATGCTTCCGCTATGTTGACGAACGCACTGAAAAGCCAACGGACGAAAGGTCGGACATGCTTGCATCATTCATACGCCATGGGCTAAATGGCGATGAGCTGAAGACTGAGGCACTGGAGCAGATTATCGCCGGATCGGATACGACCGCAGCTGCCATACGAGGGACACTCTTGCAAATCATGACCAATCCCAGGGTTTATGCCAAACTACAGCATGAGATTGACGAGGCAGTACGTGCTGGGAATGCCCCAAAACTCGGCGAGGGGATTATAACTCTTGGCCAAGCGAAGAAGCTGCCGTACCTGCAAGCAGTCATCCGAGAGTCTCTGAGGATCCGACCGCCGGTTCTCAATATCTTTTCTCGAGATGTTCCCCCTGGAGGTGATGCTATTGAAGTGAAAGGGGAAACTTATCTTTTACCTGGTGGTGTTTGTGTGGGCTATTCTGGGTATGCCATGCATCGAAGTCAAGTAACATACGGCGTCGACTCTAAGGCATTCCGACCAGAGAGATGGTTTGAGACAGATCCGGACAAGCTCGCATCAATGATCCAAACTAATGACCTGATTTTTGGTCACG GTGCGTTGCAGACTCTGGAGCACGTCGTTGTTCTTTCGGCTGTGAAGTTACAGTATTGA
- a CDS encoding metalloprotease codes for MQFKTLFVSALAAASTALAQRSCGTPSPTEEQIEVAQRLQLKEDNARVEGNATRLAPITVNVYWHVIATSNSVSGGYLTQATLNAQLDVLNEAYAPHDVSFAQAGVDWTINSQWASDSAELAMKRSLRKGTYADLNVYFLPGTPYLGYAYFPQTVTTGSSAFYYDGVVIRSTSVPGGSLPQYNLGHTATHEVGHWLGLYHTFEGYQCGGNGDYVSDTPFEAEEAYNCEIGRDTCPTLAGTDPVTNYMDYSDDDCFTHFTDGQETRMHSYWDTYRASYQ; via the exons ATGCAGTTCAAGACTCTCTTCGTCTCCGCCCTTGCGGCCGCCTCCACTGCTCTTGCCCAGCGTTCCTGCGGCACCCCTTCCCCCACGGAAGAGCAGATCGAGGTTGCCCAGCGCCTTCAGCTCAAGGAGGACAACGCTCGCGTCGAGGGTAACGCTACTCGCCTTGCTCCCATAACGGTCAATGTCTACTGGCACGTCATTGCCACTTCCAACTCGGTCAGCGGTGGTTACCTTACCCAGGCCACCCTAAACGCTCAGTTGGATGTCCTCAACGAGGCTTACGCTCCTCACGATGTCTCTTTCGCCCAGGCCGGTGTCGACTGGACCATCAACAGCCAGTGGGCTTCCGACAGCGCCGAGCTCGCCATGAAGAGATCGCTCCGCAAGGGCACCTACGCCGATCTGAACGTCTACTTCCTCCCCGGTACCCCCTACCTCGGATATGCCTACTTCCCCCAGACTGTCACCACCGGTTCCTCTGCTTTCTACTACGACGGTGTTGTCATCCGCTCTACTTCTGTCCCCGGCGGCAGCCTGCCCCAGTACAACCTTGGCCACACTGCCACCCACGAGGTTGGCCACTGGCTTGGAC TCTACCACACCTTCGAGGGATACCAGTGCGGCGGTAACGGTGACTACGTCTCTGATACCCCCTTCGAGGCTGAGGAGGCCTACAACTGTGAGATTGGCCGTGACACCTGCCCCACTCTGGCTGGCACCGACCCTGTCACCAACTACATGGACTACTCTGACGA TGACTGCTTCACCCACTTCACGGATGGCCAGGAGACTCGCATGCACAGCTACTGGGACACCTACCGCGCTTCTTACCAGTAA
- a CDS encoding mycocerosic acid synthase, which translates to MAEPIAVIGLDAKLPCDGDSVEKFFDFLIAGRSARAPVPADRYNAEAFWHPDNHRDGVIGGKEGHFMQANVKAFDAPFFAMTPAEAANLDPQQRMLLECVFTAMENAGYTMSDMQGSPTGVYAGAFMWDYRDLLIKDVDTPMTYTACGTIASTLAGRVSWFYDLRGPALSVDTACSSSMVALHQAVIGLKSRDCNIAIACGTNVLLSPEMGLELNGLGVLDPSSTSYSFDSRANGYGRGEGIAAVVLKRMSDALRDGDSKYTLSSCQKVERDLKILTRAVSLAIRAVIRNTGCNHDGHSPGLTAPAKEAQAEIMRLTYEQAKLDPSDTRFFEAHGTGTNVGDPTEAAAISEMFTRYRSAKEPLYIGALKSNIGHTEGNSGIASFIKGVLCVERGIIPANAWFQERNHKIPVEWHLEFPTTSIPWPKTKRGVRRVSINSFGVSGTNAHVVLEDALHFLREHGHAAPHRTIEVPRLPMTTPSQAPPVINGTLYHPQLFVFSSHDHDGIARLSAAYKDYLPNMTEPLYNLSYTLAAKRSTFNWRTAVVANSSVELKHALSQGLRATRVVSQPGVALVFTGQGAQWAQMGNGLMSYEPYRTSLECADAYMKTLGCQWSVIDELSKISNMSLISGAEYSQTLCTALQVALVELLRDWGLRVDAVVGHSSGEIAAAYCAGAISKECAWRIAYWRGKLSARLANSPTQPKGTMAAVGLTLDKTLEAIDRLNQSGLESAGTLTVACMNSNTSHTVSGSVAEVEALIDKLNEDKIFARKLAVEMAYHSRFLEPISQEYVECIGRIRPPSSPANHSSDVLFFSSAYGIQIQHAKLQDANYWTKNLTSPVRFNESVTTMLQALNSLKGDGGSTQLITDIVEVGPHCALRGPLRNIIQDVRANSSVKYHHLLKRGDSDLEVLMGAIGSLFSRGIQIDLLKVNHTLGAQPSMMIDLPRYPFNHTREYWNECRLSRNFRFRPYPRHELLGAPVNDWDGKHDAIWRNWIRLSENPWVEHHTISGSVLYPAAGMLVMAIEGCKQLSERSNPGKPIKGIRFREVSFHSALQVPEGALGVESHLYLRPVKQAAMETKPSAWREFQVCTAQDDDEWREHCCGQVLVEYDEAATAVDGGLEERAFKAHCEARIDRSQRNFTRRVSSEKIYKSWENVGLVFGPTFQTLEHAIVDHEAGVTLARVKPTTPLLKALTPCGYLQPHLIHPTTLDGALQACLVPLVSNPSHKQKNAIVLSFMEELWVSTAEHSEDGYLVIADSVAHGRKKHHMSCTAVDSVSKTPMIRVSGCIVTEIDGNNDDSISEQDPRHRAWSIDWALDPEFLDTEQTERAFSGPGGFQKYLSVLAHKNPSMKFLDINKQASSFTGDILSTLSRRCAQYDFAATSSSLVDESKKPISEDYVRYKTFDITEDPTSQGFDVASYDLLLVPVSLIPNTLIDGFLNMCLSLVIPGGKFILTAASGPIVARSWGEYLGETGLASIDAVLCDQGSSVLVTTTLVASTPSSHGTDIVPPSGSYYIVGDLSSPVQRDVAEELASSLQSKGLSVKTATIPQYAQLTEAASKEEISQSTCIVLTELDTRLLVSVNNEILRAMKAMITGKRLLWVNKEFSPDTALVNGFAASIRLEKPELQFVTLTFDPQESNGVISDRIAIVDAHLSGSKGSVETMYKVADGLVTVPRLVEVSTITRHIKQAFAGNTSEVAFGANPSRPLRLQVQTVGLLSSLHFANDHLHTTPLDNLEVEFQTMATAVNFKDLAVMLGKIQETPVGLEAAGIVTRVGSGVTRFKPGDRVFGFTFNGAYSTYGRGAEGTLAKVPEDRSFAEAAVIPIVYTTAYACLYDIGELEKRVRRVQKPSLLVHAAAGGVGQAAIQMAKREGVEIFATVGSIAKRDFLEETYQIPRDHIFSSRDLTFKDGIQRLTGGRGVDIVINSLSGDTLRATWEIVAPFGCFAEIGLADIESRSRISMGTFARGVRFESLELNYMRQTDPERLDGLFARAMDSVVGRDLERPTPITKYPISKIQDAMRLMQSGKHIGKILIEFHSEDLVRVVEPRRPRAKFASDATYIVSGGFGGLGLEIIRWMVSQGARNLVITSRKGPDNEAAKDLIRSLQSDGIKVVASCCDITDKKELEQAITSALSYLPPVRGCIQASTVLSDNVFAEMTLEEWNAAVNVKVVGSRNLWEVLIATKNDDSTLDFFVMLSSLTSVTGNNGQANYSAGNSYQDAMARFLSSQGHNVIALDAPVLTDAGMVAARPMLREYLLSIGWASMSVEELVNALDYHCRPRSESAELKVKGAQVIPRLWLPKYSADEGAEQPKWQHEPMYNHLVLHGAHNGGSMPGKQSSAKRSVGDLIAAAESLGDAEEAVLDALLGQLAKILSYELADLDPSKPLNSYGVDSLVAVELRVWMTKEVGADISVFDITGGQGIKQLAGKAAATSRFRHNATGN; encoded by the exons ATGGCTGAGCCTATTGCCGTCATTGGCCTGGATGCCAAGCTTCCATGCGATGGAGACAGCGTCGAGAAGTTCTTTGATTTTTTGATTGCCGGAAGATCTGCGCGAGCTCCTGTTCCTGCAGATCGCTACAACGCGGAAGCATTCTGGCACCCCGATAATCACAGAGATGGAGTT ATCGGCGGAAAAGAAGGGCATTTCATGCAAGCCAACGTGAAGGCGTTTGATGCACCATTCTTCGCCATGACTCCAGCAGAGGCTGCGAATCTGGACCCGCAGCAGCGAATGCTGCTTGAATGCGTCTTCACAGCGATGGAAAACGCTGGGTACACCATGTCTGACATGCAGGGCTCGCCCACTGGCGTCTATGCGGGAGCGTTCATGTGGGACTACCGAGATCTCTTGATCAAGGACGTGGACACTCCCATGACATACACGGCGTGTGGCACCATTGCCAGTACCCTAGCTGGGCGTGTATCATGGTTCTATGATCTCCGAGGTCCAGCCCTGAGTGTTGACACTGCTTGTTCGAGCAGCATGGTTGCCCTTCATCAAGCTGTCATTGGCTTGAAATCACGCGACTGTAATATC GCCATTGCCTGTGGCACAAATGTGTTGCTTTCCCCTGAGATGGGCTTGGAGCTGAATGGTCTTGGTGTTCTGGACCCATCTAGTACATCTTACAGTTTTGACAGCAGGGCAAACGGATACGGGAGAGGTGAAGGCATCGCAGCTGTCGTCCTGAAAAGGATGTCCGATGCTCTACGGGACGGAGACAGTAAGTACACCCTTTCTAGTTGCCAGAAAGTTGAGCGCGACTTGAAAATCCTGACACGTGCGGTTTCGCTAGCAATTCGCGCCGTTATTCGCAATACCGGGTGCAACCATGATGGACACTCTCCTGGTCTTACAGCACCTGCCAAGGAGGCCCAGGCTGAGATCATGCGATTGACTTATGAGCAAGCCAAGCTTGACCCCTCAGACACACGCTTCTTTGAGGCTCATGGAACGGGTACGAATGTTGGCGATCCAACAGAGGCTGCTGCCATTAGTGAGATGTTCACGCGGTATCGATCGGCGAAAGAGCCTCTGTACATCGGCGCCCTGAAGAGCAACATTGGCCATACTGAAGGCAACTCGGGCATTGCGTCTTTCATCAAAGGCGTCTTGTGCGTGGAGAGAGGTATCATTCCAGCGAACGCATGGTTTCAGGAAAGAAACCACAAGATCCCGGTCGAATGGCATCTTGAGTTTCCAACTACCTCGATTCCCTGGCCCAAGACCAAGAGAGGCGTTCGCAGAGTCTCGATCAACTCTTTTGGAGTTTCGGGCACCAATGCCCACGTTGTGCTGGAAGATGCGCTTCATTTCCTAAGGGAGCATGGACACGCCGCACCCCACCGTACTATTGAGGTACCCCGGCTGCCAATGACAACTC CAAGCCAAGCACCTCCGGTCATCAATGGAACTCTATACCATCCCCAGCTGTTTGTCTTTAGCAGCCATGATCACGATGGTATCGCCCGACTCTCCGCTGCCTACAAGGATTATCTGCCGAACATGACGGAGCCTCTCTACAATCTCAGCTACACTCTAGCGGCGAAGAGGTCTACCTTCAACTGGCGCACCGCAGTTGTCGCCAACTCTTCCGTGGAACTGAAACATGCGCTATCTCAGGGCCTACGAGCAACTCGCGTTGTTTCCCAGCCCGGCGTCGCTCTCGTGTTCACCGGTCAGGGAGCGCAGTGGGCCCAGATGGGCAACGGTCTCATGTCCTATGAGCCTTATAGAACGAGTCTTGAGTGCGCCGATGCGTATATGAAGACCTTGGGATGTCAGTGGTCTGTCATCG ACGAGCTTTCTAAGATTTCCAACATGTCTCTCATCAGCGGCGCCGAGTATTCGCAGACTTTGTGCACGGCTCTGCAGGTTGCTTTGGTTGAGCTTCTCCGCGATTGGGGACTCAGAGTTGATGCTGTTGTCGGCCACTCCTCGGGCGAGATCGCGGCCGCGTACTGTGCGGGTGCTATCTCTAAGGAGTGTGCTTGGCGTATCGCGTATTGGAGGG GAAAACTCTCTGCTAGATTGGCAAACTCTCCAACGCAACCGAAGGGCACGATGGCTGCAGTCGGATTGACTCTGGACAAGACCTTGGAGGCTATTGACCGACTCAACCAGTCCGGGCTCGAATCTGCCGGAACGCTTACCGTCGCTTGCATGAACAGTAATACTAGCCACACTGTGAGTGGTAGTGTTGCAGAGGTTGAGGCACTCATCGACAAGCTCAACGAGGACAAGATCTTTGCGCGGAAGCTTGCAGTAGAAATGGCATACCATTCGAGATTCCTGGAACCCATTTCGCAAGAGTACGTCGAGTGTATCGGAAGGATCCGGCCTCCAAGTTCCCCCGCGAACCATTCTTCCGACGTGCTTTTCTTCTCGTCAGCATACGGGATACAGATACAACATGCTAAGTTGCAAGACGCGAACTACTGGACCAAAAATCTAACCTCCCCGGTGCGGTTCAATGAATCCGTGACGACCATGCTTCAAGCTCTTAACAGTCTCAAGGGCGATGGTGGTTCTACCCAGCTCATTACAGACATTGTTGAAGTTGGTCCTCATTGCGCTTTGCGGGGCCCTCTCCGAAATATTATCCAGGATGTCAGGGCCAACAGTAGTGTGAAGTACCACCACCTGCTCAAACGGGGCGACTCTGACTTGGAGGTTCTCATGGGAGCAATTGGATCGTTGTTCTCTCGCGGCATTCAAATTGACTTGCTCAAGGTCAACCACACCCTCGGTGCCCAGCCGTCAATGATGATTGACCTCCCTCGGTACCCTTTCAACCACACGCGAGAGTATTGGAACGAATGCCGACTAAGCAGAAATTTCCGCTTCCGGCCGTACCCACGACACGAGCTACTTGGAGCCCCAGTCAACGATTGGGATGGAAAGCATGATGCCATCTGGCGCAACTGGATCCGTCTGTCTGAGAATCCATGGGTGGAACACCACACCATCTCGGGGTCTGTGCTGTATCCTGCTGCCGGTATGCTTGTTATGGCCATCGAGGGCTGCAAGCAATTGTCGGAGCGTTCGAACCCAGGAAAGCCGATAAAAGGCATCCGGTTCCGCGAAGTCTCTTTCCATTCGGCCTTGCAAGTTCCAGAGGGTGCTTTGGGCGTCGAGTCCCACCTCTATCTTCGCCCTGTTAAGCAAGCTGCCATGGAGACCAAGCCTTCAGCGTGGCGCGAGTTCCAGGTCTGCACAGCCCAGGACGATGACGAATGGCGGGAGCATTGCTGCGGTCAAGTTCTCGTGGAATACGACGAGGCGGCTACGGCTGTTGATGGCGGTCTCGAAGAGCGTGCTTTTAAGGCTCATTGCGAAGCCAGGATTGACCGGAGTCAGCGTAACTTCACGCGGCGCGTTTCGTCCGAAAAGATTTATAAGTCTTGGGAGAATGTCGGCTTGGTCTTCGGCCCAACCTTCCAGACCCTTGAGCACGCCATTGTTGACCATGAAGCCGGCGTCACCCTGGCCAGAGTCAAGCCTACGACACCTCTCCTGAAGGCTCTGACACCTTGCGGCTACTTGCAACCGCACTTGATTCACCCTACGACGTTGGATGGTGCGCTTCAAGCATGCCTGGTGCCACTCGTTTCCAACCCTTCCCATAAGCAAAAAAACGCCATTGTCCTGTCTTTCATGGAAGAACTTTGGGTTTCTACTGCGGAGCACTCGGAAGATGGCTATCTCGTTATTGCGGACTCTGTAGCCCACGGCCGCAAGAAACATCACATGTCCTGCACCGCTGTCGATTCCGTTTCAAAAACGCCCATGATTCGAGTTTCGGGATGTATAGTGACAGAGATTGACGGAAACAATGACGACTCGATTTCAGAGCAGGACCCTAGACACAGAGCATGGAGCATCGATTGGGCTCTGGATCCCGAGTTCCTCGATACAGAACAGACAGAGAGAGCTTTTTCGGGGCCTGGAGGGTTCCAGAAGTATCTCAGTGTCCTGGCTCACAAGAATCCTTCGATGAAGTTCCTCGACATTAACAAACAAGCTTCTTCTTTCACGGGAGATATTCTGTCCACGTTGTCTCGGCGTTGCGCGCAGTATGACTTTGCCGCAACTTCGTCTTCCTTGGTGGATGAATCAAAGAAGCCCATTTCGGAAGATTATGTGCGATATAAGACTTTTGATATCACGGAGGATCCAACTTCCCAGGGCTTCGATGTGGCGTCATATGATCTTTTGCTTGTACCGGTGTCTTTGATACCCAATACGCTCATCGATGGGTTCTTAAACATGTGCCTCAGTCTCGTGATACCTGGTGGTAAATTCATCTTGACGGCGGCGAGCGGTCCGATCGTGGCAAGGAGCTGGGGCGAGTATCTTGGCGAGACCGGGCTTGCTAGCATCGACGCGGTGCTTTGTGATCAGGGTTCATCAGTCTTGGTGACGACCACCCTAGTAGCGAGCACCCCGTCGTCTCATGGAACTGATATTGTACCGCCATCTGGAAGCTACTATATCGTAGGAGATCTCTCTTCGCCAGTCCAGCGCGACGTGGCTGAGGAGCTGGCATCCTCTTTGCAGTCAAAGGGCTTGTCGGTCAAGACCGCTACGATCCCACAATACGCTCAGCTCACAGAAGCAGCGTCTAAGGAAGAGATCTCTCAGAGCACATGTATCGTACTTACGGAACTGGACACGCGTCTACTTGTTTCAGTCAACAACGAGATCCTGAGGGCTATGAAAGCCATGATTACTGGAAAGCGCCTGCTCTGGGTCAACAAAGAGTTCTCTCCAGACACCGCCCTCGTCAACGGCTTTGCTGCGAGTATCCGATTGGAGAAACCCGAACTTCAGTTTGTCACTCTCACCTTCGATCCACAAGAAAGCAACGGCGTCATCTCAGACAGGATCGCCATAGTAGACGCACACCTTTCAGGCAGCAAGGGTTCTGTGGAAACCATGTACAAGGTTGCCGATGGCCTGGTCACTGTTCCACGCCTCGTCGAGGTCTCCACAATCACTAGGCACATCAAGCAGGCTTTTGCTGGCAACACATCTGAGGTTGCTTTTGGCGCGAATCCGAGTCGACCACTACGACTTCAGGTCCAAACCGTTGGTCTATTGAGTTCGCTCCATTTCGCCAACGACCACCTGCACACTACTCCCCTAGACAACCTCGAGGTCGAATTTCAGACTATGGCTACTGCCGTCAACTTCAAGGACTTGGCCGTCATGCTCGGAAAGATCCAAGAGACACCTGTGGGTCTCGAGGCCGCGGGAATCGTTACCCGAGTCGGCTCGGGAGTCACGCGCTTCAAGCCTGGCGATCGTGTGTTTGGCTTCACTTTCAACGGTGCATATTCTACGTACGGCAGAGGTGCTGAGGGCACTCTGGCCAAGGTACCCGAAGACCGTTCCTTTGCCGAAGCCGCGGTTATTCCCATTGTGTACACAACGGCATATGCCTGTCTCTACGACATTGGAGAACTAGAGAAGCGGGTGAGACGCGTCCAGAAGCCTAGCTTGCTGGTTCATGCGGCGGCTGGCGGTGTTGGTCAAGCTGCCATTCAGATGGCTAAACGTGAGGGTGTTGAGATCTTTGCAACAGTTGGCAGCATTGCGAAGCGAGACTTTCTCGAAGAGACATATCAGATACCTCGAGATCACATCTTCTCGAGCCGTGATCTGACCTTCAAGGATGGCATTCAGAGATTGACTGGAGGCCGGGGAGTCGACATTGTCATCAACAGTCTTTCCGGTGACACGCTTCGTGCCACCTGGGAGATTGTTGCGCCGTTTGGATGCTTTGCCGAGATTGGTCTGGCCGATATTGAGTCCAGATCTCGTATCTCTATGGGTACCTTTGCTCGAGGCGTGAGGTTTGAGTCCCTTGAGTTGAATTACATGCGACAAACGGACCCGGAACGACTAGATGGGCTCTTTGCACGCGCCATGGACAGTGTCGTTGGCCGCGATCTCGAGCGTCCCACACCAATCACGAAATACCCCATTTCCAAGATCCAAGATGCCATGCGGTTGATGCAGTCTGGCAAGCACATTGGAAAGATTCTCATTGAGTTCCACTCTGAGGACCTGGTCCGAGTGGTTGAGCCACGGAGACCCCGTGCCAAGTTCGCGTCGGATGCTACCTACATTGTCTCTGGCGGCTTTGGTGGTCTTGGCCTGGAAATTATCCGTTGGATGGTTAGCCAGGGCGCGCGCAATCTTGTCATTACTTCACGAAAGGGTCCCGATAACGAAGCTGCCAAGGATCTCATCAGAAGTCTCCAAAGCGATGGCATCAAGGTTGTTGCTTCTTGTTGTGACATTACCGATAAGAAGGAACTTGAGCAGGCCATCACTTCGGCGCTATCTTATCTGCCGCCAGTGCGTGGATGCATCCAGGCTTCTACGGTTCTCAGT GACAACGTCTTCGCTGAAATGACCCTCGAGGAGTGGAATGCAGCAGTCAACGTCAAGGTAGTGGGAAGTAGGAACTTGTGGGAAGTCCTCATTGCCACTAAAAACGACGATTCAACACTCGACTTCTTCGTCATGTTGTCGTCTCTCACCAGCGTCACCGGCAACAACGGCCAAGCGAATTATAGCGCGGGCAACTCGTACCAAGACGCCATGGCGCGCTTCTTGTCATCTCAAGGCCACAACGTAATCGCCCTCGACGCCCCAGTGTTGACCGATGCTGGTATGGTCGCTGCGAGACCAATGTTGAGGGAGTATCTTCTCTCGATCGGCTGGGCTAGCATGTCTGTGGAAGAGCTTGTCAATGCGCTGGATTACCACTGTCGCCCCAGGTCTGAGAGCGCAGAGCTCAAGGTAAAGGGTGCTCAAGTCATTCCCAGGCTCTGGTTGCCCAAATACTCGGCGGATGAGGGCGCTGAACAGCCTAAATGGCAGCATGAGCCGATGTATAACCACTTAGTTCTTCACGGCGCTCACAATGGCGGTTCCATGCCCGGCAAGCAAAGCTCTGCTAAGCGCTCAGTTGGCGATCTCATCGCTGCCGCCGAGTCACTGGGAGATGCTGAGGAAGCCGTGCTTGATGCTTTGCTGGGACAATTGGCCAAGATTCTCAGCTACGAGCTCGCAGATCTTGATCCCTCAAAGCCCTTGAATTCGTATGGTGTAGATTCTTTAGTGGCTGTAGAACTTCGAGTATGGATGACCAAGGAGGTTGGCGCGGACATTTCAGTCTTTGACATTACTGGCGGGCAGGGCATCAAACAGCTTGCCGGAAAGGCCGCAGCTACTTCGAGGTTTCGGCACAATGCTACTGGGAACTAA